From Streptomyces sp. NBC_00683, one genomic window encodes:
- a CDS encoding NAD(P)H-quinone dehydrogenase, producing the protein MTRIVIIGGGPGGYEAALVGAQLGAEVTVVDCDGLGGASVLTDCVPSKTLIATAEVMTTFDSSYEELGIIVADDTPHIEQAARVVGVDLGKVNRRVKRLALAQSHDITASVTRAGARVMRGRGRLEGLQAADGSRQVVVTAADGTEERLTADAVLIATGAHPREIPDALPDGERILNWTQVYDLDELPEELIVVGSGVTGAEFAGAYQALGSRVTLVSSRDRVLPGEDPDAAAVLEDVFRRRGMNVMARSRAQSAKRVGDRVEVTLADGRVISGTHCLMAVGAIPNTAGMGLEESGVLLKESGHIRTDRVSRTSAPGVYAAGDVTGIFALASVAAMQGRIAMYHFLGDAVAPLNLKTVSSNVFTDPEIATVGYSQADVDSGKIDARVVKLPLLRNPRAKMQGIRDGFVKIFCRPGTGIVVGGCVVAPRASELIHPISIAVDNNLTVEQIANAFTVYPSLSGSIAEVARQLHTRKRAGEA; encoded by the coding sequence GTGACCCGGATCGTGATCATCGGCGGTGGCCCCGGCGGCTACGAGGCGGCACTGGTGGGCGCCCAGCTCGGCGCCGAGGTGACCGTCGTCGACTGCGACGGCCTCGGCGGCGCGTCGGTACTCACCGACTGCGTACCTTCGAAGACCCTGATCGCGACGGCCGAGGTGATGACCACCTTCGACTCCTCGTACGAGGAACTCGGCATCATCGTCGCCGACGACACGCCGCACATAGAGCAGGCGGCGCGTGTGGTCGGTGTCGACCTCGGCAAGGTCAACCGACGGGTCAAGCGCCTGGCGCTCGCCCAGTCCCACGACATCACCGCCTCCGTCACCCGCGCCGGTGCCAGGGTCATGCGCGGCCGCGGCCGCCTCGAGGGCCTCCAGGCCGCCGACGGCTCCCGCCAGGTCGTGGTGACCGCGGCCGACGGCACCGAGGAGCGCCTCACCGCCGACGCCGTCCTGATCGCGACGGGTGCCCACCCCCGGGAGATCCCGGACGCACTGCCCGACGGCGAGCGCATCCTGAACTGGACCCAGGTCTACGACCTGGACGAGCTCCCCGAGGAGCTCATCGTGGTCGGCTCCGGTGTGACCGGCGCCGAGTTCGCCGGTGCCTACCAGGCGCTCGGCTCCCGCGTCACCCTCGTCTCCTCCCGCGACCGGGTCCTCCCGGGCGAGGACCCGGACGCCGCAGCCGTCCTGGAGGACGTCTTCCGGCGCCGCGGCATGAACGTCATGGCCCGCTCCCGGGCCCAGTCCGCGAAGCGCGTCGGGGACCGCGTCGAGGTCACGCTGGCCGACGGCCGCGTCATCTCCGGTACGCACTGCCTGATGGCCGTCGGCGCGATCCCCAACACCGCGGGGATGGGCCTGGAGGAGTCCGGGGTCCTGCTCAAGGAGTCCGGCCACATCCGGACCGACCGGGTCTCCCGCACGAGCGCCCCCGGCGTGTACGCGGCCGGCGACGTCACCGGCATCTTCGCGCTGGCCTCCGTCGCCGCGATGCAGGGCCGGATCGCGATGTACCACTTCCTCGGGGACGCGGTGGCCCCGCTGAACCTGAAGACGGTCTCCTCCAACGTCTTCACCGACCCCGAGATCGCCACGGTCGGATACAGCCAGGCCGATGTCGACTCCGGCAAGATCGACGCCCGCGTCGTGAAACTGCCGCTGCTGCGCAATCCGCGCGCCAAGATGCAGGGCATCCGGGACGGCTTCGTCAAGATCTTCTGCCGGCCCGGCACCGGCATCGTGGTCGGCGGCTGTGTCGTCGCACCGAGGGCCAGTGAACTGATTCATCCGATCTCGATCGCGGTCGACAACAACCTGACCGTGGAACAGATCGCGAACGCGTTCACCGTGTACCCGTCCCTGTCCGGATCGATCGCTGAAGTGGCCCGGCAGTTGCACACCCGTAAGCGGGCCGGCGAGGCGTAG
- a CDS encoding purine-nucleoside phosphorylase translates to MNASVIPDHIQGDPHVAAADAAARLRELTGAETHDVALVMGSGWAPAGDALGAPEAEFPVTALPGFPAPAVEGHGGTIRSYRIGEKRALVFLGRTHYYEGRGVAAVAHGVRTAVAAGCKTIVLTNGCGGLREGMRPGQPVLISDHINLTAASPIIGANFVDLTDLYSPRLRALCKEIDETLEEGVYVQFPGPHYETPAEINMVRVMGGDLVGMSTVLEAIAAREAGAEVLGISLVTNLAAGLSGEPLNHEEVLQAGRDSAARMGSLLARVLDRI, encoded by the coding sequence GTGAACGCATCTGTTATTCCGGACCACATCCAGGGCGACCCCCACGTCGCCGCAGCCGACGCCGCCGCCCGCCTGCGCGAGCTCACCGGTGCCGAGACCCATGACGTCGCCCTCGTGATGGGCTCCGGGTGGGCCCCCGCCGGCGATGCGCTCGGCGCGCCGGAGGCCGAGTTCCCGGTGACCGCACTGCCCGGATTCCCGGCGCCCGCGGTGGAGGGGCACGGCGGCACGATCCGCTCGTACCGGATCGGTGAGAAGCGCGCCCTGGTCTTCCTCGGCCGCACGCACTACTACGAGGGCCGCGGCGTCGCCGCCGTCGCCCACGGTGTCCGTACGGCCGTCGCCGCGGGCTGCAAGACCATCGTCCTGACGAACGGCTGCGGCGGTCTCCGCGAGGGCATGCGCCCCGGACAGCCCGTGCTCATCAGCGACCACATCAACCTCACGGCGGCGTCGCCGATCATCGGCGCCAACTTCGTCGACCTGACCGACCTGTACTCGCCGCGGCTGCGCGCGTTGTGCAAGGAGATCGACGAGACCCTCGAAGAGGGCGTGTACGTGCAGTTCCCCGGCCCGCACTACGAGACTCCGGCCGAGATCAACATGGTGCGCGTGATGGGCGGCGACCTCGTCGGCATGTCCACCGTGCTGGAGGCCATCGCGGCCCGTGAGGCGGGCGCGGAGGTGCTGGGGATCTCCCTGGTCACGAATCTGGCCGCCGGCCTGAGCGGTGAGCCCCTCAACCACGAAGAGGTCCTCCAGGCCGGCCGGGACTCGGCCGCCCGGATGGGTTCGCTCCTGGCCCGGGTCCTCGACCGGATCTGA
- a CDS encoding gamma-glutamylcyclotransferase, translating into MSLYAAYAGNLDARLMTRRAPHSPLRGTGWLNGWRLTFGGEQMGWEGALATVVEAPRSQVFVALYDLAPMDEDSMDRWEGVGLDIYRRMRVRVHTLDGEEPAWMYVLNGYEGGLPSARYLGEVADAAESAGAPHDYVMGLRKHPC; encoded by the coding sequence ATGTCGCTCTACGCCGCGTACGCCGGCAACCTCGACGCGCGGCTGATGACGCGCCGCGCCCCGCATTCCCCGCTGCGCGGCACCGGCTGGCTCAACGGCTGGCGGCTGACGTTCGGCGGGGAGCAGATGGGCTGGGAGGGCGCGCTCGCCACGGTCGTGGAGGCGCCGCGTTCCCAGGTCTTCGTCGCGCTGTACGACCTGGCGCCGATGGACGAGGACTCGATGGACCGCTGGGAGGGTGTCGGCCTCGACATCTACCGGCGGATGCGGGTGCGCGTGCACACCCTGGACGGCGAGGAACCGGCCTGGATGTACGTGCTGAACGGCTACGAGGGCGGGCTGCCGTCCGCCCGCTATCTGGGCGAGGTGGCCGACGCCGCCGAGTCCGCGGGCGCGCCGCACGACTATGTGATGGGCCTGCGCAAGCACCCCTGCTGA